The following are encoded in a window of Candidatus Acidulodesulfobacterium acidiphilum genomic DNA:
- a CDS encoding phosphopyruvate hydratase, whose product MSEIVDIKGRQILDSRGNPTISVKVSLESGVSGSACVPSGASTGEYEAYEKRDNDNSLFDGKSVHSAVEGINDIIAKSLNGIESYSQRLIDDIMINLDGTQNKSNLGANAILAVSLASAAASANELEIPLYRYLGGVNAHVMPVPMMNILNGGKHANNLLDFQEFMIVPAGAKSFEEALRMGVEVYQKLKKVLDEKKMPTSVGDEGGFAPHLQNNMEAITLIMEAIEKARYQPGKDIFIALDPAASEFYDNGKYVLKEAGKKTVLESDEMVAMYAGYVEKFPIISIEDGMAQDDFNGFSMLLKEIGNKVQIVGDDLTVTNPIRIKKAMDSHSINSVLIKLNQIGSLSQTLDAIELTQKNNMTAVISHRSGETEDTFISDLAVAVNSGLIKTGAPARSERVAKYNRLLQIEEELGSNSSYLGLKAFKGAGDRLS is encoded by the coding sequence ATGAGCGAAATAGTAGATATTAAAGGAAGACAAATTTTGGATTCCAGAGGAAATCCGACTATAAGCGTAAAAGTTTCTTTGGAGAGCGGAGTAAGCGGTTCAGCCTGCGTGCCGTCCGGCGCTTCCACCGGCGAATATGAAGCTTACGAAAAAAGAGACAACGATAACTCGCTTTTCGACGGAAAATCAGTTCATTCCGCGGTAGAGGGAATTAACGATATAATAGCAAAATCTCTTAACGGAATCGAAAGTTATTCGCAGAGGCTTATAGACGACATCATGATAAATCTCGACGGCACCCAAAATAAATCTAATCTTGGCGCAAATGCTATTTTAGCGGTGTCGCTTGCGTCTGCCGCCGCTTCGGCGAATGAATTGGAGATACCCCTTTATCGTTATTTAGGCGGAGTTAACGCTCATGTAATGCCGGTTCCGATGATGAATATTTTGAACGGCGGAAAACACGCGAATAATTTACTTGACTTTCAGGAATTTATGATAGTACCCGCCGGCGCCAAATCTTTCGAAGAGGCGTTGCGAATGGGTGTAGAAGTTTACCAAAAACTCAAGAAGGTTTTAGACGAGAAAAAAATGCCTACTTCGGTGGGCGACGAAGGCGGTTTTGCGCCTCATCTTCAGAATAATATGGAAGCAATAACGCTCATAATGGAAGCTATCGAAAAAGCGAGATATCAACCAGGCAAAGATATATTCATTGCCCTTGATCCGGCGGCAAGCGAATTTTATGATAACGGAAAATATGTTCTTAAAGAGGCAGGTAAAAAAACCGTATTGGAATCGGACGAAATGGTGGCTATGTATGCAGGCTACGTGGAAAAATTTCCTATTATATCAATAGAAGATGGTATGGCTCAGGATGATTTTAACGGCTTTTCTATGTTGTTAAAGGAAATTGGAAATAAAGTCCAGATAGTCGGCGACGACCTTACCGTGACTAATCCCATCCGCATTAAAAAGGCTATGGATTCCCATTCTATAAATTCGGTCCTGATTAAATTAAATCAGATAGGTTCTTTGTCTCAGACGTTGGATGCTATAGAATTAACTCAGAAAAACAATATGACGGCCGTTATTTCCCACAGATCGGGGGAGACGGAAGATACCTTTATTTCCGATCTTGCGGTCGCGGTTAATTCGGGATTAATTAAGACCGGAGCGCCGGCGCGTTCGGAAAGAGTCGCGAAATACAACAGGCTTTTACAAATAGAAGAGGAACTCGGTTCTAATTCTTCATATTTGGGATTGAAAGCTTTTAAAGGAGCAGGAGATCGTTTAAGTTAA
- a CDS encoding phosphoglucomutase/phosphomannomutase family protein, producing MNNILINFGTDGYRGVIGDNFTFEHVGRISCALGEYLKSNSSKKVAIGYDTRFLSKEFALKSAESLESVGIDATLSDNFCPSPVLSYFVKNKGYDAGIMITASHNPFMFNGLKFKSRFGASMLQSEVKKIEKIANEDGKKYGKEYNKFKKNIYNFQYADFKKDYIKRIIDLTGVNRVLSNSDKDFLKSLYVVIDPMYGAGIGYLSLILKDFSVSHSSVNNIVNPAFPGLNPEPIDANLNKLKFSVKKRGNKNKFAVGFATDGDADRIGAVDDRGNFIDSHKIFTIILNYLIEEGFSGSVVKTVSVSKSIGDICGKNGIKLYETPIGFKNIAELMIKDGSDVFIGGEESGGIGIASHLPERDGIFNALMLLKIMVVKQKNLNELLNDIFGENYPYIYKRVDIKINDTKKLILIEKLKAEDFSLPFKNKITNLNFKDGFKFEYNDGSWLLIRPSGTEPVLRIYAESKDEKLTDYLINQTIKEINAL from the coding sequence GTGAATAATATATTAATAAATTTTGGTACCGACGGATATAGAGGAGTAATAGGCGATAATTTTACATTTGAGCATGTCGGCCGTATCAGTTGTGCGCTTGGAGAGTATTTAAAATCAAATTCTTCCAAGAAGGTGGCAATAGGATACGATACACGTTTTTTGTCTAAAGAATTTGCCTTGAAGTCGGCAGAATCGCTTGAGTCCGTCGGGATAGATGCGACGTTAAGCGATAATTTTTGTCCGTCCCCGGTTTTATCTTATTTTGTAAAGAATAAAGGATATGACGCCGGTATAATGATTACCGCCAGCCATAATCCGTTTATGTTTAACGGTTTGAAATTTAAAAGCCGTTTCGGCGCTTCTATGCTTCAATCCGAAGTTAAAAAAATTGAAAAAATAGCAAATGAAGACGGAAAGAAATACGGCAAAGAATATAATAAATTTAAAAAAAATATTTATAATTTTCAATATGCGGATTTTAAAAAAGATTATATTAAAAGGATAATTGATTTAACTGGTGTCAATAGAGTATTGTCTAATTCAGATAAGGATTTTTTAAAATCGTTATACGTAGTGATAGACCCTATGTACGGTGCCGGAATAGGTTACTTGTCCCTTATATTAAAAGATTTTTCCGTTAGCCATTCCTCCGTCAATAATATCGTTAATCCCGCTTTTCCCGGTTTAAACCCAGAGCCTATAGACGCCAATCTTAATAAATTAAAATTTTCCGTAAAAAAAAGGGGGAATAAAAATAAATTTGCGGTTGGTTTCGCTACGGATGGGGATGCAGACAGAATTGGGGCGGTGGACGACAGGGGAAATTTTATCGATTCGCATAAAATTTTTACTATAATTTTAAATTATCTTATAGAAGAAGGTTTTTCCGGAAGCGTAGTCAAGACCGTTTCGGTATCTAAATCTATCGGCGATATTTGCGGTAAAAACGGAATTAAGCTGTATGAAACGCCTATAGGTTTTAAAAATATAGCCGAGCTTATGATAAAAGACGGCAGCGACGTATTTATAGGCGGAGAAGAGTCGGGCGGCATAGGAATCGCTTCGCATTTGCCGGAAAGAGACGGTATATTTAATGCATTGATGCTTTTAAAAATTATGGTTGTTAAGCAAAAGAACTTAAACGAACTATTAAACGATATTTTTGGAGAAAATTATCCGTATATATATAAACGCGTCGATATCAAAATAAACGATACGAAAAAACTAATTCTTATTGAAAAACTTAAAGCGGAAGATTTCAGCCTGCCTTTTAAGAATAAAATTACTAATCTTAATTTTAAGGACGGATTTAAATTTGAATATAACGACGGATCATGGCTGCTGATACGCCCTTCCGGAACGGAACCTGTTCTAAGAATTTACGCAGAGAGTAAAGACGAAAAGTTGACGGATTACCTTATAAATCAAACGATTAAAGAAATAAACGCTTTATAG